CTCACTCAAATCACTTTTCCCAGTTGCGTATTTACTATGGTATCCTCTGAATCCTCGGACGGCGTCTTCCTAGCCAGAAGTCGGAAAACCTTTTtgactttgtgattgtgtcatgaaatctgctagtcgttgtttatccttagctacattagcctctttagcaaaccagcccaaaaacaaacaacacaactttacattgtattgcacgcatagcaagaccatgcaatgtttaaattggtgaccggattaagtagcaatgtaatcaagtgtgtaagagcatttaaaatcgacattaatattaccaacgtggtacaaatacaaaaaaaaaaaaatcttcccgggtgcagccattttgttgagagtgtcatcactgctctcggtctactctcagatttccgaaagatgaagacaaaaagggggcgtgcctcagagaaatgccgcaagaaagctgggacaCACCATTGGATTTGTAACTTCGCTtcccggtttgactttgcaccttattgattccttgtttactttgcacattaaggaccaataaaacaccaaataagatttgaaaagctttggaagtttatttacaacactatttacatggttagtcgtcatcaaataagatcgatcgggcggcgaattgcattgtGTATCCAACATCCCAACAGAGAACTTCAATTGctcgaggggtctccgtagttacggagtcggagtagtatactttggccTGCTTTTATAATTTGTAACTGAGTATCTATTTTAGTTACTTTTTGGGAGAAGTAGCTAGTAACTTCTTTTATAATTTGTAAATGAGTAACTACTATTTAGGAGAAGTAACTAGTAACTgcaactaattactttttttaaagtaacttgcccaacactactactaaccatgtaaatagtgttgtaaataaacttccaaaccTTATCTAATCTTATCTCTGTCCATCTCCGTTGCGTCGGCGGATAGTTAAAAGATATTGGATGCGCAAGTAGAGCTACagagagggctctccgtgtctacgtacagcactttacggagTAGTAAAAATCAGCCTTCAGGCTGACCAATTAAAAGCCTTATCGCTGTCACGCTCATATGAGAGGTCTTAAAAGGATATTCTCCTGGAGGACCTTTCCATTCCTGCCCATCACCTGTTATGCGCGGTCATTTCTTCTACTAAATAGAATTTCCTATTTACTGAAGCATATAGCACAGGCCTTCTCATGTTGATAGGATATTACGCCCTAATATTTTTTACCGACTTCGGgtagctctctcttttttttgtcatacatACGTATTTTTTGTCTACCTATACGTTTGCATCCCTGTTTTCTTCTATTCCGTATATGGCTGGTATATGTGGCTGGCTATACGGAAATATCTGAACacaaattattgttattattcttattctcCTGTTTTACTGATAACAGAGGCACAGCTGTTGTTGCCCAAAGGGGCACCTACATGTCACATTTAAGTTGCCCGATCACAGAGTTCACCTGCCCTGGGCAAGCAGGCAACCGTTAATGTCGAGGCCTGGTTAGGGCATGTGAATTTAGGTGTGTTAAGGTGGTCTGTTAAGGTTCAGTGTGTCAGGGCATGCAAGAAAAAATAAGACGAGATAAGACACTTAATTGCCCCTTAAGGAGATGTCTTGGACAAATCCAGTATCTGCTTTCACAATGTGCAGCATGTGTGGAGGTCTCCTACCATCTTGCCCCACTGCTGGGCCGAGCGCGTCTCCCTTAGGGTGAAGATGTTCCCGCAGACAGAAATCTCCCTCCAGACGCCCTGTTGGGAGTCCTGGGTGAAGCCCTGCCGCGGGTGCATCACCAGCACCCCGTTGGTGGTGAGGccgtccatctgtccgtccAACCTCCTCCACTTGGCCGCCTTCTCCTGCAGGACCAAACCAAGGTCATAACTACTTCCTGAACTTTCAGTCGTTTGTAACATTAACAGCAAAGACTTATAGAAGAGAGCTTTAATAAAGTGATTTAACATCCGGTCTCTGTTGTTCTAATTGCCCCTGTTGTGGTTTTTCGTATGGTTCATCTCTGTTATTCAGATCCTAGCTGAAGATTAATTTCTTTATGGCTGTATATGGACAATAAAGTTTTGAAACTTTGTTTGaagcctcctccctcccccctcccccaggctccCCCCCCCATGCTTCACCCCTAGGAAGATGTTCTTGGACGAGTCGAAGCCAGCGGCGTAGATGCtggcggtgtggggggggctgCGCTGGCAGGCGATGCGGCAGGCGAAGCGGGAGATGGTGCTCTGAACCGACTGGGGGTCCGGGGAGCCCGGGCCGCCTATCGCCGTGTCCGTCACCACGAAGTCGATGGGGCTCTCCGTTGATCGCCCGATCTGATGGTAGAGAGATAGGAGAAAGCGAGGCACATGAGGTTCTAAGTAACATATTGAACTTGTTTTATATTTAGTTCCTACACAAGTTGACATTTAAATCAGATTCTCAGCAGGCCTGACCCTCCTTTAGAATGGATGATAGTGTTGTGTGAGAACTGAATTTCTCTaaaaggtgagagagagcgagagctagaGATAAAAGAGGGGTCAAATCACCAGATCCATCTCGCCGAGTGCCAGAAACAGCAAGTGTTTagtgtgtgaggctgtgtgtgcacCTGAAACATGTCCGTGTTGTTGTCATGGGTGTACTCCACTACCACAGTCTGGGCTCGGGATAGGGTGTAGGAGATACTGTGCTGGTCTTTGCTACTGATGGCCTTCAGAGAGGTGGAGACAGGAGACAAAGGAATGGTTTGAGATGGTTGGAGaagaaagatagacagagagagactgcagTTTCTAACAGCATCTCTTTCTAAAGCCTAATCCCAATGAGCTGGTGAtgcagtgtgtggttgtgttccgTACCTTAGCAGCCTGTGGTGTGTATGCGCTGTGAACAGTGCTGGGTTTGACCCCGTTGGCCTTGGACCGTTTGGAAAGGCCAAAGCGACTCTTATGTCGGCCTCTGTCTCCATTGGGTAGGGATCCATTATACCTgtacaacgcacacacacacacacacacacacacacacacacacacacacacacacacacacacacacacacacacacacacacacacacacacacacacacacacacacacacacacacacacaaacacacacacagggacaatgtgtaaaatgtaaattataACAACGCAATGATTTGCAAATAATTTTTTACCTGCAAGATATTCCATGTTCTATTTCTAATTAAGCCTTGCAACACATTACGAAGCAGTTGGGACAGGGAATGAGTGAGTCGGATTAACAACACCCATAGTGGTTTGGGCATTGAGTAACACTTTTCTTTACTTTTGGAAGTCATTTATTGTGACTTCTCCCTTGATGGAAAACTTCTGCTGGTCTCTGTATTTTGTAATGAAGCCCGTTTTTAATGCATGCCCACATCTACACACTGGAACAGAGAGTGTGATGACCAGGGTGAGTGAACAGCTTCACCTTAGCAAACTTTGGGAAGTGTTGTCATGGCAGAAGTGAGGTAGGTTTAGCCCGTTTCCATGGTTATTCCAGAGGCACCCTGGGGTCGAGCAGGCTTTCTTGTGTGTGAACAATGTGGGTTAGgaggggcctgtgtgtgtgtgtgtgtgtgtgtgtgtgtgtgtgtgttatttattcTAACAATTCAGTCTCTTACAATTTGGTTTGAAAATGATAGTAATAGATCAGACTGTGTTTAAAAAGTGATCCATTCAAAACTGAAACCACAATACACGCAAACGCctagtctcactctctgtctgcctgcagcATCAGCTTGAGGCTATTCCCACAATAGCATGAACCATACAGGCCTCGACATTAACAGTTGCCCAGCTTGCCCGGGGCAGGTGAACTCTGTCATCGGGCAACTTAAATGGGACATGTAGTTGCCCGTTAGGGGAAGTTAATAATTTTTTTGAAAATACACTAAATATGCATACAAAATAAACGTCCTTCTATATCGCGGGAGCGGAACTTTCTACAGGGCTGTGCGTCTGTTCGGTAAAACAGGAGAATAAGAATCATAACAATAATTTGTGTTCAGTCACTGTATAGACAACTGCCACATACGGAATAGAAGAAAACAGGGATGCAAACACAGTATGACCAAAAATAGAGAGAGCTACCCGAAGCCGGAAAAAATATGATGGCGTAATATCCTATTAACATGAGAAGGCCTATAATGTATGTATAACAGGTGATTGGCAGTTATGGAAAGGTCCTCCAGAATGATAGCATTTTAAGACATCTCAAATTAGTGTGACAGCAATATGGCCTCTAATTGGTCAGCCTGAAGGCTGATTTGTACTACTCCGTAAAGTGCTGCACATAGACATGGAGAGCCCTCTCCGTAGCTCTAAATGCACATCCAATATCTTTTACCCATCTGTCGATGCAAGGTTTGgcagtttatttacaacactatttacatggtaaGTAGtagtgttgggcaagttacttttaaaaaaagtaattagttacagtTACTAGTTACTTCTTCCAAGTAGTAGTTACTCAGTTACAAATTATAAAAGTAGTTACTAGTTACTTCTCCCAAAAAGTAACAAAAATAGTTACGCAGTTACAAATTAGTGGGGCGCTCACGTTACCTGTGCGACGCGGgagcagcttgtgtgtttgactgtttgTCTGTTGTCTGCGTGCACCTTTTAACCATAACTTAAATTTTTTAAATTTCGCCTTGGAGCTTACGTGGAAGAGTTTTTAATCATGAGGGGATTCGACTTGGGGGTATTTGCCGCACTTTGGACTCTTTTTAGCCGATTTGCCTTTGGACAGCATGTTGGCGGCGGCGAGGCTATCACCTACAGCCGGGAGCTACTTCTTGCCCTTCGTCCACTGGCAGTAAGAGACAATATTCTGCACATTCCCCGATCGCTGCGAATAAGTAGCTTACAGGCTGCAGCAAGTGGAATTGTTTACATTCATCGGCGGGCGAACGTCGTATCAGCCTATCAGCTGATCGCGGAGGTGACCAACAGACTGGACGCTCTTTCCCCCGACGCTCAAAAATTCATTTTAGGAGATTTTAATAAATGCCAGGTACAGAAGACATTGAAAACATATGAACAGTGTGTTACCTGTGCAACTACTAAGAAGAACTCCACTATTGACTTGTGTGATGGCTCAGTACCTGGCGCTTTCAGATCCCTGCCTATGCCTTTGAGGCATCCTATCACAATAGTATACTTCTTGTGCCGATTTACAAGCCCATCTGTAAGCGACAAGAGCAAACAGTTATATCAGTTAAATGCTGGACGGAAAACAGCATTGCCAGTCTACAAGCTTTCTTTGATTGTACAGATTGGGATGTATTCTATAGCATGCTATGACTTAAATTAGCTGGCTCAAACTGTGTCTTCTTACATATCCTGTGTGGACACCAATATTCCCTGTAATAATATTACAGTCTTCCCTAATAACAACCCATGAGTTACTAAAGAACTAAAAAATGCCATAAACAAGAAGAAAAGCTTTTTTTATACAGGGAATAGCCAGGAAAAGAATAAGGTGGAACTTAAGTACAGTAGTGGTGATCTTCGGGCAGCTTGGAAGGGAATAAAATCCATGTCCTCAATCAATCAGAGAAACAGTGACAGTGATAGGAAACCTCTTAACATCTAGGGAATAAGTGATGCAGATCTCCCAAATACTTTTAACGAATTTTATTCCCGTTTTGAAAAACATGATTTTTCTAGCAATATCTCTCTCCTTAGACAGTCCCTATCTTCtgatttttatattttcatcaGTCAGGAATGTGTTAGAGATCTTCTAAAACGTGTAAACATTTGGAAGGACCCTGGTCCAGATCACATCTGTGGGCACACGCTGCATTACTGTGCTGACCAGCTTAGTAGTGTCCTTCACCATATCTTCCAGAGATCACTTGATTCTAATCAAATCGCCGCTATCTGGAAATCCTCCACTGTGATACCTGTCCCAAAGATCACTAATCCAAGGCAACTCAATGATTTTAGACCAGTTGCGCTAAcatcattaataataaaaatcttAAGAGAAAATTTtgaaaaaccttgttttatcTATTGTGGATGAAAAACTTGATCCACTTCAATTTGCTTACCAGTCAGGGAGAGGTGTTGAGGACGCAAATCTTTTCATACTCAATAACTtgtacaaacatttagaaaagccACAAGCCCATGTCAGGTTCTTGTTCGCAGACTTTTCAGCGGCATTCAACACGATGCAGCCGCATCTTTTAATAGAAAGTTTGCCATGTGATTTTAAATTACCTCATCAGATTGTattatggattttggacttcttGACTGAGAGAGTGCAGAGAGTGTCTGTAAATGGCAGTTTCTCAGATTCTCTAATTATGTCCACAGGCTCGCCACAAGGGTGTGTCCTTTCGCCCTTACTCTTTATTATGTTTACTGACGGATCCAGAGCAGTCAGGAGGACAGCAGCTATTTGGTCAAATTTCTGACGATACCGCGTTACTGTCCCTTCTCCAAGGCTCAGAATCAGACCACGGGAATGCTCTCACTGATTTTATTTCTTGATGTGATGGTAACTTCTTGGACTTAAATGTATCTAAAACCAAGGAACTGATCATGGATTTTAGACGGAACAGAAACACAGCCAAAGAGTGTATCATACATAAGGAAAGTATGGAAATAGTTACATCTTATAAATATCTTGGTACTATTTTCGATGATCACCTTAAGTTTGATGTAAACACTGAGGCTATTTTGAAGCGAGGGCAACAGAGAATTCACCTTCTCCGCAAACTAAATTCCTTTTCTGTAAGTCCTGTCATcctctgtcgtttttatcaatcTTTTATTGAGAGCCTCCTGAGCTTTTCTATTATCTGCTGGTTTCACAGCCTCACAGTAAAAGACAGAAACAGCCCGAACAGTATTGTCAACATCTGTTCTAAGATCACCGGAGTTAAACAAAGGGACTAGAGTTATTTTTGCAATCGGCAAATCATTAAGAAAGCAGCAGGTATTTTGCGTTCTTCTGGTCATGTTCTTAAAAGTGAATTCTCTGTGGTGCCATCAGGGCTTCGCTACGCTTTACCTGCTTGCAGAACAAACCGCCATTCCAAGTCGTTCATCCCCTCTGCAATTCGACTACTAAATGCTCTGTAgttgtttatgtgtatttgttgtttgtagGTTACTGTGTCTGTATACAAGCTGCTCAAACGAATTGCCCCttgtgggattaataaagttgtactgtattgtattgtaaattataaaagtaggcCAAAGTATACTACTTCGACTCCGTAACTACGAAGACTAACGTAACGACGGCATTTCTCGGAAGCACGCACCctttttgttttcatctttcagaaatctgagagtagaccgagagcagtgatgatgccctcaacaaaatggctgcgcccgggatttttattattattattatttatttttttttagttctccgtcgggatgttggatacgcaatgcaattcgccacccgatcgatcttatatgaTCACTactaaccatgtaaatagtgttgtaaataaacttccaaagcttttaaTATCTAATTtcgtgttttattggtcctcaatGTGCTACTTTTTTCCGGTCActaatttatacattgcatggtcttgctgtgcgtgcaatacaatgtaaagttgtgttgtttgttttcgggctggtttgctaaagaggctaatgtagctaacaataaacaacgaacAGGAATGCTataaatgctccgagaccggaaatgatggaaggctggcgtccgagcaTTCAGGAACGCACCACTACTATGGTCACGCCAAGACCCGCCCTACTCTGTCTTTGATTGGCCGGGTTGCATGCAACTCAACTGGACGCTTTAGAACTCTACGGTACCCTCGCTGGGAGCATTCGAGAGCGCCTcaaaataaccctaaccctaattataGCTACGGAGCCCCTCTGGTGACATCTGGGAAAAAAATCTACATCTGTTTGCCCGACTTAGTGATCTGTTTGCATGACTTGATAATCTTTGGCCACAATTTAATAAATTGCGGGaacgagataattaatttgTGGCCACAGTTTAATAATTTGTGGGAACAAGATAATTATTTTGTGGCCACAGTTTAATAATTTGAGTGTGGCTGTGTTGTCTATTGTCACAGCAGGGGTTAGACGCATGTCGGCTATGGACAAGATAGAAGAGATATCGTTCTATTTTGACCTCGGAATGAATTACAATGACATGCTAAAGTCACTTGCTGTTAGGCAAGGAGTTATTATAAGTAAGAGGCACTTAATTAGGCTGCTAAAAAAGCACGGGTACAGCCGAAGACAATATGATGACCTCGGTGACGAGATAGACTTTATCATGCAACAGCTGAAGGGAAATGGAAACCTGCATGGATACAGATGGATGTACAGCAAATGCAtgaaattattaattatcaTTTGGCATCCTTGCAAATGATAATTATATCTGGCATACTGATTCATATGATAAATGAAAACCATATGGGATCTGCATCAATGGTTGCATAGACAGCTTTTCCCGTAAAATAATTTGGCTTAAAGCGGCATACACCAGCAGTGATCCACATGTCATTGGAGGCTACTTTATGGAGGCCTAGAGGAGTTTGGTGGCTTCTAAGGTCCGCCCTGACACTTggtgctggtgtagctgtcaaaaCGAGGTCCATCCTCTATCACGTCACCGAAGTCATCATATTGTCTTCGGCTGTACCCGTGCATTTTTAGCAGCCTAATTAAGTGCCTCTTACTTATTATAACTCCTTGCCTAACAGCAAGTGACTTTAGaatgttattgtaattcatTCCGAGGTTAAAATAGAACGACATGCGTCTAACCCCTGCTGCAACAATAGACAACCAcaacataaaacacaacataAGTATCTCGTTCCCACGAATTATTAAACTGTGGCCACAAAATAATTATCTTGTTCCCACAAATTATTAAACTGTGGCCACAGTTTAATAATTACAAATTAGTTATCTCGTTCCCTTAATTTATTAAATTGTGTCAACAGATTATTAAATCATGTAAACAGATCACTAAGTCGGGAAAACAGATCACTAGATCGGGAAAACAGATTATTAAGTCGGGAAAACAGATCACTAAATCGGGCaaacagatttatttatttttcccagATGTCACCAGAGGGGCTCCGTACTACGGAGTGATCTGTTTACATGATTTAATAATCTGTTGACACAATTTAATAAATTAAGGGAACGAGATAACTAATTTGTGGCCACAGTTTAATAATTTGTGGGAACAAGATAATTATTTTGTGGCCACAGTTTAATAATTTGTGGGAACGAGATACTtatgttgtgttttatgttgTCATTTCTTTGAGGGAAAAGTAATCCACTCCACTTCCATTTAAAGAAGGctgttcagtgtttcccctagaattttttttaggcccggtggtaagagctgatggtgtgatttgttatacatttttcacgggatgctagagtatttgttggttatttccaaataaaacacttgcttagccatcacaagttggttaaggtgtggacatataaagaacgaggctagtgtttcgcgggggcggtaaaaatgtccatggtaacggcgggctgaaccaatcagacgtcgcatttacgcgatcggttcatggtatagttcttctgccggagaataaacagtgtttttctaaaaacaaagttgatttaatataaactaatttcatgtacaggagcataaagcaccaatacatattgagatagctggtggtgagcttggatggttatgatattatggctaataataataaaaaaaaaaaaagatattttttttttcatttttttttttttctctttttcatttttttttcatttttttggctggttgttggcctggcgggggcgctcgttggcctggcggcccgccaggcctgaacaatggtaggggaaacactgctgtttttgggccctattttaacggtctgaaacgcaagtgggaagcgcaaagcgcaagtagctttgtgggcggttctacggcgctatcgctattttacaggcggataaatgacgcttgcgccgcggcgcaagcgtcaaaagggttggtctgaagcagcctaattacccgtaggtgtggtttgggcgtaacgtgcaacaaaccaatgagagtgccagctcccatcccctttaagagccatgagcgcatttgaatcggacgagttgatattttgacagcgcgtctgcagtctccgatgagacagatgcacatgaatttgcaaatggcttagtttattgccaaataatgtggcctaattcacacatggaataaggggttttcttccacaacttcagaaatactgagtcctcaaataaatttcggcaaagaaaacgtatgataggctataacatatgatatgcggtaactgtggttctatttaatgatatacgcaatacattataaacattgtttcttatcagtattgtatgctatcctaatatgcatgtgtccccgcggtaatagacattgccattgattgtattatgcgttacgtgtttagtttgcccaagtgaaggagttcaagtacctcggggtcttgttcgcaagtgagggaactatggagcgtgagattggccggagaatcggagcagcgggggcggtattgcgttcgctttaccgcaccgttgttacgaaaagagagctgagccgcaaggcaaagctctcgatctaccggtctatcttcgttcctatcctcacctatggtcatgagggttgggtgatgaccgaaaggacgagatcgcgggtacaagcggccgagatgagttttctcagaagggtggctggcgtctcccttagggatagggtgagaagctcagccatccgtgaggaactcggattagagccgctgctcctttacttagaaaggagtcagctgaggtggttcgggcatctggtaacgatgcccactgggcgccttccttgggaggtgtttcaggcacgtccagtggggaggagacctcggggaagacccaggactaggtggagagattatatctcaacactggcttgggaacgcctcgggatccccccgtcagagctggtcaatgttgcccgggaaagggaagtctggggccccctgcttgagctgctccccccgcgacccgacccccgataagcggacgaagatgagatgatgatgagagtgtttagtttgcgtgtgtttaaacagagcacacacacgcgcccgcattcattaattctttttaacactcactcgcggtaaaacaatgtttttcacgatcaaataggcctactcatcaatcctaaaagttatgggcatgtaggcctacacgatgtctgtgtcaagaaaatatgtgtttgctgtacggtgtttgcagatgcattcattaaaaagtagcctacaaatTATTACCgttgcatcagctgttctttcccaaataatttaccaagaatgtgcggctaggtagatgagagaagcaaagtgtatgcgcgaggtgcacaagcaatccgtatgcatcgcatgcgcatgtattcttgcgcccttaaaatagcatctgaacaacgcgccactgactttaaaccaggtatttcctggtcagtagcgcaatggtattcagagacggcaaaataccgtttgcgccagaacacgcctcctccttccgccgaaccgcccctttgggcgcaagatcattccctaatttaccggcgagtggcgcaggtggcaaaagagcgctctgcgccagttgtaaactagcaacgacacatgcgccagtgactaagtcacttgcgccggatgcaagatagggcccggTGTGCGTAAAATAAATCACCCTGTTTTTTTGAGTAGGGCTAAATGGGTCACTGAAAACATAGACATAATTTTTATGCAAAGAAGTTGCAAATGTTTCTTCAGGTTTTTATGTATGAAAAGCATGTTAACCAACATGGAATTGATGATATAGTCATCGTAAAATTAAATAAGATGCCATACTGACTGAATGGTTAGCCTGACAAAAAAAAACTGGAAAACTAAAACAATTCAAACTTGTTCCATAGTGGAACATGTTCCAAATCATCTCCTCAGAGCAGCCCAGGCACGGTGACGTGGAGGAATGTGGCTGTGGAGGAGGACATTTATAGAGgaccacagagaggaggggaacgTAAATCTATAAAAAAGGGTGCATGTGCGTCTTGACCAAAGAATGGTTATAAGTCTTCCTACAGGTTGTTTGGGTGCATTGGACAAACACAGCTGTAATGGGTAGCCGTGGTCTGGAAGGTTTTGGGGgcactgagagggagagggcattTCTGTATTTCAGCCCCCGAAAGAAGTCATATTTACATTTTAGGGgatttgctgacgcttttatccaaagcgacttacaatgtgTGAATATTGTGAATattcacatattcacacaccaacggcggagtcaaccacgcatcGAACAAGCAACCTTCTTGTTACCagctctacctctacctcctcagctactgtcccccccccccccccccccccccccccccgcctcccccatgTCAATGGTACAATAGCCTCATTATGAACAGAGCAGGCAGTATAGACCGGTAGAATCAGGCTGATGTCTCCTCACCCCAGAACAATGAGCTCTCCATACTTGACGGGCACTTTGTTGGAAGGGAGGCTGGATATGTTCTCCTGCTCTGGGAAGAACATCAGGCTGTGTAGGCTGGAGGAGGTGTAACCTCAGGAAAAAACAAGACCAAGGACCACACGAGTGAGGGAGGAGCaccaggagatggaggagcCTCAGCTCTGCTTTTTCCTGCTTATAGGTCCATCTCGTTCCTGTCCTCAGAGTGTGACTGGTCC
Above is a window of Gadus morhua chromosome 15, gadMor3.0, whole genome shotgun sequence DNA encoding:
- the peli1b gene encoding E3 ubiquitin-protein ligase pellino homolog 1b isoform X2; its protein translation is MFFPEQENISSLPSNKVPVKYGELIVLGYNGSLPNGDRGRHKSRFGLSKRSKANGVKPSTVHSAYTPQAAKIGRSTESPIDFVVTDTAIGGPGSPDPQSVQSTISRFACRIACQRSPPHTASIYAAGFDSSKNIFLGEKAAKWRRLDGQMDGLTTNGVLVMHPRQGFTQDSQQGVWREISVCGNIFTLRETRSAQQWGKMVDAESQELVDGSLLDLCGATLLWRTAEGLAHTPTRKHLEVLRQEINAARPQCPVGLNTLAFPSLRRKATPDEMQPWAYLRCGHVHGYHDWGSQRRHHEESRGQEGRQRECPMCRSRGPYVPLWLGCEAGFYLDKAPPTHAFSPCGHVCSEKTAAFWSRIPLPHGTHTFHAACPFCALPLGAEPRYVRLIFQGPLD
- the peli1b gene encoding E3 ubiquitin-protein ligase pellino homolog 1b isoform X1 → MFFPEQENISSLPSNKVPVKYGELIVLGYNGSLPNGDRGRHKSRFGLSKRSKANGVKPSTVHSAYTPQAAKAISSKDQHSISYTLSRAQTVVVEYTHDNNTDMFQIGRSTESPIDFVVTDTAIGGPGSPDPQSVQSTISRFACRIACQRSPPHTASIYAAGFDSSKNIFLGEKAAKWRRLDGQMDGLTTNGVLVMHPRQGFTQDSQQGVWREISVCGNIFTLRETRSAQQWGKMVDAESQELVDGSLLDLCGATLLWRTAEGLAHTPTRKHLEVLRQEINAARPQCPVGLNTLAFPSLRRKATPDEMQPWAYLRCGHVHGYHDWGSQRRHHEESRGQEGRQRECPMCRSRGPYVPLWLGCEAGFYLDKAPPTHAFSPCGHVCSEKTAAFWSRIPLPHGTHTFHAACPFCALPLGAEPRYVRLIFQGPLD